The Agaribacterium sp. ZY112 genome includes the window CTCGATAGATCTGGCGCTTTAAGTGGCAAGTGTATTTCAAAGTGAGCCCCCTGTTGGGCGGCTAAGCACTTGATCTCGCCTCCTAGCTTTTGCACTAAGTTAAAACAGATGTGAGCTCCTAAGCCTGTACCACCCTGCGCTCGTTTAGTTGTGAAAAAAGGATCAAATATTTTTTCGCGGGCTTGTTCGCTAATGCCAGAGCCGTTGTCCCTATAATGTATTTCAATAGCGTTGTTTGACAGTGTGGCTGTAATCGAGATCTCAGCATCAGTTTTATCGGCAAAAGCGTGAATGGCGCTGTTCATAAATAAGTTGGTGAAAATTTGGCTAAATAAACCTGGGTAAGAATCAAGCTCTAGGTCGAATTTGATATTTAGCAGCAGTTTTATGTGTTTTTGTTTTGTGTGGTGATAGAGCGTATCCCAAGTCTCTTTACAATAATCGTGTAGGTTGAAAATTCTGCGCTCTTCGCTACTTTGGTCGGCGGCAACTTGTTTGAAGTTTTTAATTAGAGTAGAGGCACGATTTAAGTTCTTTTGCAGTAGTTCACAGGCATCACTATTTTGTTCAATAAAATTGTCAAAATCAGAGCGCTTGAGAGCTCCTTCGCTGTAGAGTTTTTTAAAGCTATCTACACTGTCGGCAAGGTGGCTAGCGGCAGTAACGCCCACTCCCAGTGGGGTGTTAATCTCATGCGCAACACCTGCAACCAGTGAGCCTAGTGCAGCCATCTTTTCAGATTGTACAAGTTGCGTTTGAGCTTGTTTAAGTTGTTCAAGAGTGTGCTCGATTTCTATTTTATTTTGCTCCAGCTTTGCATAAGCCAATCGCCGTGCGATATTACTTCGGTAAAGGGCAAAAAAACTAATGGCAATCAGCATTAACGCAAAGCCTGCGCTAATTAATAAAATATATTGCCGGCGTATTGTGGAACCCTGGGTTTTTAATTCGGTTAGTTGGGAGTCTAGTTCTTCTTCTTGCATGCTTAAGCTCTGCCGTTGTTGCTCTAGCCTTTCTGTTTGTTCTGTGAGCATGGCTTTGTTTTCTGCGATTAGCTTATTTAGTGTCGCAATAGAGCTCTCTTTGTCGGCCAGTTCGCTGCGTTGATTATTTAGAATGTTGTTGTTGTTTTGAAGTTGAGAGCGGCTATCTTCTAAACTGCTAAGTAGCGCTTGATGTTCGCTTTTAAGAGTGTTGAAGCGGAGCTCGGTGTCTTTGACTTTTTGTTGTTGGCTTTTTAGTAAACTGAGGCTAGATTTCATCTCTTGCTTCAGTGTTGTTAGTTGTTTCCTATCGGTTTCAATGTCTTTGAGTTGGCGCCTTAGGGTATGGTTAAGCTCGGTTAGTGCTTGAGCTATGTCCACTTCTGAGCCGCCTAGTAGTAACACATCGTTGCTGAGCCCTAGGCCGGCACTGATGATTTGATAGCGGTTGAGCTCAAAATTCACACGGCCGTCTTCTGGATAATAAAAGTTGATCATAATGAGGTTGCTTTGCTGAGCGGCATCAGTGATAAGTAAAACCCCCTGTTTTTGCATATCGACACTGATTCCAGCAAGTTTGTTATTGTATTCAGAGCCAAGTATTAAGGCGTGTTGACCTTGGCTTTGATTTAGATCTTTCAGCTCTTTGAGTTCAATGCTGCGGCCATTGACTTTTTTGCCTTCTAAGCGCTCTAAGATACGTATTTCATCCTCACTTAAAGCAATATGCGCCAACTTAAGTTTTTTGCTGTTATCGGGCCAATCTATTTGTTCGAGTATTTTATAAACAAGTGCGGTTTTTAGCGTTTGCAGCTCAGCACTGCTACTGGAGGCGTAAACACTGGTACTGATTAGCAGGCACAGCAGTATGCATCCAGCTAGCCATAGGCTGCGTGTACTGGATGCGAAGAAGGGGTATGTCAATTGGCGGGGCATCTTTGCACTGCGTCCTGCAATAGATTTATGGCTAGTTAAAGTGTAGACCTGAATACAGAAGTGAGCCTCTAGGGCCTCCGTGTGCTAGAATCGCGCGCCAAACAACCTGTAGTTATTCGAGTTAGACATGCATTGTCCTTTCTGCAGCGCCAATGACACCAAGGTGATTGATTCCCGCCTAGTCAGTGATGGTGCGCAAGTGCGTCGCCGCCGTGAATGTGTTGATTGTCACGAGCGTTTCACTACCTTTGAAGCCGCCGAGTTATTAATGCCTCGGCTGATCAAACATGACGGTTCACGTCAGCCTTTTGATGAAAACAAATTGCGAGCGGGCATGCAGCGCGCGCTGGAAAAACGTCCAGTGAGTGTAGAGCAAATAGAAACGGCCATTGCCCATATCAAACACGCCTTACAGGCAATGGGGGAGCGCG containing:
- a CDS encoding YfiR/HmsC family protein encodes the protein MPRQLTYPFFASSTRSLWLAGCILLCLLISTSVYASSSSAELQTLKTALVYKILEQIDWPDNSKKLKLAHIALSEDEIRILERLEGKKVNGRSIELKELKDLNQSQGQHALILGSEYNNKLAGISVDMQKQGVLLITDAAQQSNLIMINFYYPEDGRVNFELNRYQIISAGLGLSNDVLLLGGSEVDIAQALTELNHTLRRQLKDIETDRKQLTTLKQEMKSSLSLLKSQQQKVKDTELRFNTLKSEHQALLSSLEDSRSQLQNNNNILNNQRSELADKESSIATLNKLIAENKAMLTEQTERLEQQRQSLSMQEEELDSQLTELKTQGSTIRRQYILLISAGFALMLIAISFFALYRSNIARRLAYAKLEQNKIEIEHTLEQLKQAQTQLVQSEKMAALGSLVAGVAHEINTPLGVGVTAASHLADSVDSFKKLYSEGALKRSDFDNFIEQNSDACELLQKNLNRASTLIKNFKQVAADQSSEERRIFNLHDYCKETWDTLYHHTKQKHIKLLLNIKFDLELDSYPGLFSQIFTNLFMNSAIHAFADKTDAEISITATLSNNAIEIHYRDNGSGISEQAREKIFDPFFTTKRAQGGTGLGAHICFNLVQKLGGEIKCLAAQQGAHFEIHLPLKAPDLSSKIS
- the nrdR gene encoding transcriptional regulator NrdR; this encodes MHCPFCSANDTKVIDSRLVSDGAQVRRRRECVDCHERFTTFEAAELLMPRLIKHDGSRQPFDENKLRAGMQRALEKRPVSVEQIETAIAHIKHALQAMGERELDSRQVGEMVMEQLRKLDQVAYVRFASVYRSFQDLSEFQQEIDRLQGGGKGSD